In Ctenopharyngodon idella isolate HZGC_01 chromosome 1, HZGC01, whole genome shotgun sequence, a single genomic region encodes these proteins:
- the LOC127521236 gene encoding cysteine and tyrosine-rich protein 1, with translation MENPRTASSQKSWKFVRDSLLLCLFAGRGDAQCDSCVEYCCDGVPPFCCSYYAYVGDVLSGTAISGIVFGVVFLMGAVAAIFLCICMCVKNGRGARVGVFSSSYINTVTQGYPGPPPPYSYDCEMYPPDLRPPPYTPTPPRAANYSPPPPYPGDSRK, from the exons ATGGAAAATCCGAGGACGGCGAGTTCACAGAAGAGTTGGAAGTTCGTGCGGGACTCGCTGCTGCTCTGCTTATTCGCCG gacGTGGAGACGCTCAGTGTGACAGCTGTGTTGAGTACTGCTGCGATGGAGTTCCTCCTTTCTGCTGTTCTTATTACGCGTATGTGGGAGACGTGCTCTC GGGAACGGCCATCTCAGGGATTGTGTTTGGCGTTGTGTTTCTGATGGGCGCAGTGGCCGCCATCTTTCTGTGCATCTGTATGTGCGTGAAGAACGGGCGCGGGGCGAGAGTGGGCGTCTTCAGctcatcatatatcaacaccGTGACTCAGGGTTACCCAG GCCCTCCACCTCCATACAGCTATGATTGTGAGATGTATCCTCCTGATCTGCGGCCGCCTCCGTACACACCGACTCCACCCAGAGCGGCAAACTACTCTCCGCCTCCACCCTATCCAGGCGACAGCAGGAAATGA